In Pseudothermotoga sp., the genomic window AGCTTTGAAGATGCCAAGGACGACCGAATACGGTAGGTACGGTGCTCCAGGAATAGTTCCTGCATTCTTTTCGATCATGGTGATTTTGCTTTGCACGATCATGTTGCTGAGGAAAGAGAAAGTGAGCTTGACTGATTCGAAGCTTTCTTCAGAAACTCGAAAGGCTGAAAACCGAAGACTTTTGCTGGCGGCTGCGATGTTCTTAGCTTATGTGTTTTTGCTTGGAAAGGTCAACTTCGTCGTTTTAACTTCGATATTTCTGAGTGTTTCTTCTTCAATCTTTTTTAAGAAAAGATTTGTGCCACTGGTCTTGAGCGCGATAGGTGTCACCGTTGGAATCTATTATTTGTTTGCCCGTGTGTTTCTCCTTCCACTTCCTTGAAAGGGGTTCTGACGGATGCACACAGTGACAGTTTTCTTTCGATCCATATTGTCAACCCTTTTGGATCCGCTTCTCATGTTTCACCTTTGTTGGTCCACATTGCTCGGCATCTTAGTGGGCGTTCTGCCTGGCCTGACCGCAACACTCGGTGTTGCGATACTCACCACACTCACTTTTGGTTTTCCTTCCGAAATTGCTATACCGATGCTTCTGTGTGTGTACATCGGGGCCATATACGGTGGCAGCCGAACGGCGATCGTGTTGAACATACCTGGTACACCGGCAAATGCAGCAACCACAGTGGATGGATTTCCCCTGGCTCGCTCTGGAATGGCTGGCTTTGCACTCAACGTGGCAACGATCATGAGCGGTATAGGTTCGATCATCGGTGCGATCTTCATCGTTTCCTTGGCCCCGGCGTTGGGTGCCATCGCGTTGAAATTCGGTTCTTGGGAATTCGCTGTGCTGGCAATCTTTGGAACTGTCATCGCTGGAAGTCTCACCGCTCCTAAAGATCCCCTCAAAGGTTGGATCGCAGGTTTTCTTGGACTCATGATCTCCATGATTGGCTTGGACGAGATCGTTTCTTTCCCAAGATATACTTTTGGAAATCTACAACTCTACGGTGGCATCTCTTTGCTACCTGTACTCGTTGGTGTTTACGGTATACCCGAGATATTGACGAGCCTCAAACGGGTAACGAAACCAGAAGTAGTGATGGACTTTTCGAAAGACAAAAGAAAACTATCCTATGCTGAGACGATAAAGAAAAACGCTTTCAACTTGATAAGATCTGGTATCATCGGCGTTTTTATAGGTGTCATACCCGGTGTCGGTGAAGACGTCGCTGCTTGGGTTGCTTACGATGTGGCTAAGCGTACCAGCAAAGAACCTGAAAAGTTCGGCCAAGGTTCCATAGAAGGGCTCACCGCTGCAGAAACCGCGAACAACGCTTGCGTCGGTGGAGCCATCATACCAGTGCTCACCTTGGCTGTCCCTGGCAGTGCTCCAGCAGCGGTGCTCTTGGCCGCGATGTGGATCCACGGTATCAGGGCAGGGCCACTGTTGCCATTACAGCATCCTGAAATGATAGGTTATGTGGCGGGTGCGTTCGTCGTCGCCACAATTTTGATGGTCGTGTTCGGCTTGCTCGTCACGAGATTGTTCCTGAAAATTTTGTTGGTACCAACCGAGGTTCTCATGCCCATCATATTCGTACTCTGTGTGGTGGGAACCTACGTTTTGAACGGCCGTTTGTTCGACGTCTGGGTGATGTTATTGTTCGGACTTTTGGGCTATTTCATGAGGTTGAACGAATTTCCCGCAGCGCCATTCGTGCTCGGCTTCATACTTGGACCGATGGCTGACACGAACCTCAGAAGGGCGCTGATGCTCACCAAGGGAAATCTGGCACCGTTTTTCACCAGACCAATATCACTCGTTCTCATCGTAGCGATGGTTTTGGTGATCACATCAAAATATTTTCCGAAAAGACGGGGTGAGAAACGTGAGTAAGATAAAGGTTGGTATCGTCGGTGCTGGTTTCGTCTCACACATACATCTGACCGCTTACAGAGAGAACAGAGAATACTTCGAAGTGGTGGGGGTCTGTGCGGCACACATAGAGAACGCGGAAAAGCTGGCTCGCCGGTACGGAATCGAAAAAGTCTTCGAAGATTTCGAGCGGCTCGCTTCTTCCAAAGATATAGACGTTGTCGATGTGTGCGTTCCGACGAACGTTCACGATCAGGTGATTCTCGCTGCTTGTAAGAATGGAAAACACATAATTTGTGAAAAACCTCTCACAGGTTACTTCGGGGAAGACGAGCCAAACGTGGAAAAGGTTGGAGAAATATGCAAAGAGCACATGTACAAAAAGTTACTTGAAAAACTTGAAAAGATAGACGAGGCCGTGAAATCGAGTGGGATCAAATTCATGTATGCTGAAAATTTTGTTTACGCTCCAGCTGTGAATAAAGCCAAGAGGTTGATATCCGCATCGAATGCACCGATCATGGAACTGAGGGCAGAAGAGAGTCACTCCGGCTCCCACGCAACCTATTCGAGAAAATGGCGCACCGCTGGAGGGGGAAGTTTATTGCGCATGGGTTCGCATCCGATCGGTGCAGTTATCCACTTGAAACATTTTGAGGGGAAGTTGCGCTATGGAAAACCCATCCATGTTAAATCGGTCTTTGCGGAGGTCGGGCAGTTGACGAAGCTTGAATCTGTGAGAAACTTTGGCAAACCGTGCATGGTGACCGATTGGTTCGACGTGGAAGATTGGTCGTGTGCGGTGTTGACTTTTGAAGATGGTTCAAAAGCGATCGTGATGTCAAACGACATAAGCTTGGGTGGGGTGAAGAATTTGCTCCAAATAAACACCGCAAACGGCATGATCTACTGTAACATGACGCCGAACAACATGATGGTTGCCTACACTCCCAATCCAGACACTTGGAAAGATGAATACATAGCTGAAAAGATAGAAACCAAGGCTGGTTGGACCTTTCCTTCACCAGATGAAGATTGGGTGAGAGGTTATCCTCAAGAGATGAGAGATTTCGCACTGTGTCTCCTTGAAGGTAAAGAACCAGAATCTGACTTCGAACTTGCTAAGGAAACCGTTAAAGTGATCTACGCCGCATACTTGTCCGCCGAAAAGGGTGTCAGAGTGGATCTGTTGTGAGGTGAAAAGCGGAATGGATCTTTCTTGTGAATACGTCGGCTTGAAACTTAGAAATCCCATCGTAGTTGCCTCCTCAGGACTGACTGAAAACCTCAAAAATATGAAAAAGGCAGAAGAGCATGGGGCAGCGTGCGTCGTTGTCAAATCTTTGTTTGAAGAAGAAGTGTGTAGAGTCTCACCAACACCGAGGTTCGAGATCATAGAGCGGCGCATGGGAAAATTGAAGTCCCACACGTTTTATTCGTTCGAACAAGCGAGCAATTTCGATGAACACAGATACTTCGAGGAGGTTCGCAGAGCCATCAACACTCTTTCTATCCCAGTGATACCCAGTATCAACTGTATCAGCGATGAAGGCTGGAAAAAATATGCAAAGATGGCAGAAGAGGTCGGTGCACCAGCCGTTGAACTCAACGTTTCATGTCCCCACGGTTCAATATCTTTCAGGGGAGGAGATGTGGAAGAAAAGATTCTCAATGTGGCACGCATCGTTCGAGACGTAGTGAAAATACCTATCATCGTCAAACTGCCCATGCAACTCTCTTCACCGATCTCAATGGCATCGATGTTGGAAAGAATAGGTGTGAATGGAGTTGTGATGTTCAACCGCCTCACAGGCTTGGACATAGATGTTGAGAACGAAAGGCCCATCATGCATGGCGGTTACGCTGGCCACGGGGGACCTTGGTCTTTCAACTGTGTCCTACGTTGGATTGCTGCGAGCAGCCCGCATTTGAACATTTCTATCGCCGCTTCTGGTGGTGTAGGCAGTGGTATCGATGTTGCGAAGTTCATCTACGCTGGTGCCGATGTCGTTGAAGTATGCAGTCTTGTATACCTTTCTGGTTACGAAGCCATAGGAACACTTTTGGAAGAACTCAAAAAGTTCATGGAGAAAAAATCTTACACCTCCTTGGACGAATTCAGGGGCAAAGTCAGTGGCTCAAAGATCCTGAACAACGAACAAGTAGATAGGAGACACATCTATGTAGCAAAGATAGAACCAAAACTTTGTACCATGTGTGATTTGTGCAGGCGTGTGTGCATATACGACGCACCTTACAAAGCTGAAAAAACCTATGTCATTTCAGATTTGTGCGATGGTTGTGGGTTGTGTGTGAAACTCTGTCCGACGAGGGCCATCAGCCTGATACCGAGGGGGAAAACAGAATGAAAAAGCTCTTCACTGACGTTGCGATCATCGGTGGCGGTGGGGCTGGCTTGCGAGCCGCGATCGCTGCGAAAGAAAAGGTGCCCTCTTTGAACGTGATGCTTTTGACCAAAAAGCCACTGGGTGTCGGTGGAACAACAGCGATTGCTTGTTCCGATAGAATGGCTTTTCACGCCACTCTGCCTTACACGTTGCCAGAGAAAGACAACTGGCGTCATCACGCCATGGATATCTATAGGATAGGCGGTGAGGTTTCGGATTACAATTTGGCCGAGTTGTTGGCCAAAGAGAGCGCGGACGCATTGGAGTACCTTTTGAATCTAGGTGTTCCTTTCGTAAAAAAGCTAGATGGAAAAATCGATCAATTTTTGACGGATGGTTCCGTTTACCCCAGGGCCTGCTACGTTGGTCCAGAGACAGCTGTAGAGATACACAAGGCTCTGCTGAGAAGGTTCAAAAATTTGAACATAGAACTGCGTGAAAACGCCATGTTGTATGATTTCCTAGTCAAAGACGGTAGGGTCATAGCGGCAAAGTTCGTTGACGTTCAAACGAACGAACGCTTCTGCGTTTTTGCCAGATCTTTTGTCCTCGCCACGGGTGGTGGAGGGAGGCTTTTCAAGAGAAACGTCTTTCCTTCGGAAATGACCGGGGATGGTTACGCAGCTGCACTGAGGGCAGGTGCAGAGCTTGTAAACATGGAATTCATGCAGATAGGGATATGCCATCCACACCTTCTGTTCGCAAGCTCAGGTAGCATGTTCAGAAGCCTTCCAAGGATCGTCGATGAGAACAATGAAGAGTTCGTTCAGCGCTATTTGAGCGAAGAGGATAGAAAAAGATTGACGGAGCTACAGTTTAAAAAAGGTGCGCACTGGCCTGTTTCTTACGAATCACCTACCAAGGTGATCGATCTGGCAGTGTATAAACATTTAGAGAATGGACACAGAGTGTTCTTCGATTTCACAAAGAACCCCTCTTATTTTTCTGCAGAGTCGATACCCGAAGAAATTTTGAGATGGAGTGAGAAAGTCGATGTGAAGCTCTTTTCACTACCAACGCCATATGAAAGGCTTTTAAAAATAAACCCTCGTGTAGTTGAGTGGCTGAGAGAAAGGCACATCGATCTGTCGAAAGAATGGCTCGAAGTTCAAAATGCACTTCAGCATTTTCAGGGTGGAGTGAAGATCAACGAGCGCGCTCAAACCTCTTTGAAGGGGCTTTATGCAGCTGGTGAGTGCGCGGGAGGCCAACACGGTGCGAACAGACCCGGGGGAAACTCGCTCTTAGACACCCAAGTGTTCGGCAAGATTGCGGGTGAGAACGCTGCCCTTGAAGCGCTGAACTCAGAGATTGTGAACATCGATGTTGATGACGAAAACTTCAACGGAAACGTCCCCGCAAGCAACGTCAGAGCCATTTTGATGGACCTCGTGTCTAAACATGGTTTTCTGGTGAGGATCGATGATGAGTTGGCCAAAGCGTTGAGAGAACTGGACAGATTGGATTTTGAAGGCGTCAAACTCGATGAGAAAGGTCTTGCTTTCATGCTTGAGACTAAGAATATGTTGATGCTTGCCAGAGTGATCTTAACGGCTGAACTCGCCAGGAAAGAGAGTAGGGGACCGCATTTGAAGTTCGAATTTTTCGATCCACCCAACATGAAATTCGTTCCAAGGAACGATGACTGGAACAAATACATAGTGATCACTTTCGCAGAAGGTCGATTGCACTGCGAAGTGAGAGAACCGATCAGGCCTATGGAGGGAACGGTATGAGATTTGCAGCGATGGTGCTCGAAAAATTCAACAAACCGCTCGAATTGAAACAGTTTGAAATAAACGATCTTCCGCAAGGATACGTACTTGTCAGAACTCTCGCCAGCGGGGTGTGCGGAAGCGACGTACACATAGCTAAAGGAGAAGATCCCAGAACACCTGTACCCATCATCTTGGGACATGAAGGCGTTGGAGAGGTTATAAAGATTTTCGGAGAGAAAAAAGATTTGAATGGAGAACCCATCGAACCTGGTGATTGGATCATCTGGAATCGTGGTGTGGTGTGCAGAAAGTGTTTTTGGTGCACTGTTGCAAAGCAACCTCATCTTTGCCCGAACAGGAAAGTCTACGGGATAAACATGTCTTGCAAGGATCATCCACACTTGTTTGGATGTTACGCTGAAGCTGTGACTCTATTGCCAGAAGTGGAAATTCTGAAGATTCCCAAGAACATTGATCCCGCCATCTTGGTGATCGCCGCATGCTCGGGAGCCACAGCGATGCACACGCTCGATTCAATCCAAGAATCACTCACTGATAAGACCATCGTTGTACAGGGTGTTGGGCCGCTCGGCATCTTCTGTGCCGTCGCGGCCAAAACGATGGGGGCTTCCCGTGTGGTGGTCATAGGTGGTTCTCCCGAAAGGCTGAGTCTTGCCAAAGACTTCGTCGATGTAGCTTTGAGCAGGAGGGAACTTTCAGAGGAAGAGAGACGTAAAAAAGTCTTACAACTCACCCATGGACGCGGTGCTGACATCGTCATTGAAGCTGCAGGTGACAGCAACGCACTGCTGGAGGGACTGAACCTGATCAGACGTGGTGGAATCTACTTGATCGCCGGAGTCGCTGTACCACAGAAACCAATTCCTCTTTCAGTTTACGAGCATTTGGTCGTGAAAGGAATCACACTCCACGGTGTGTGGGTGAGCGATACCGAACACCTCGTCCAAGCCGTACACATCGTGACGTCCCACCCAAAGGTTTTTGAGAACCTGATCACCCATAGGTTCAAATTGGATCGAGCCAACGAAGCTTTGAAGTGTGTTGAAGAGCGCAAAGCTTTGAAAGCCACGATCTGTTTTGACTGAAAAAAGCCGCGCGAATTCCGCGCGGATGATATACGAACCACCCTGAAACAGGGGCGAGTGTTCCGTCTAAAAACCGATGCCGAAACCTATCTTAAAACACGTCTTCTTCATTGAAAAATCATAGGCTAGTCCTACAAGAGCAAAGAAGTTCCTGCTGAAGTTGAATCTCACATCTCCAGAAAGAATCACGCTCGATTCGCTGAACATTCCAACCTTCAAGGTGATCTCGTCGAAATTTACAATGGTACCGAAAGACCATTCGGGCATCTTGAACGTGGCATCCTTCAGATCGATCTTTATTGGATACAGACTGGCAAAGAGAGAAAGAAAGTTCGTCAACTTTGAAACGTCCGAAAAACCCAAGACCAGATGAGTCCCTCGATCGTAACTGAATTTCGCTCCCACCTTCAACCCTTCAGTAACGACGAGTCTTTCCAAACCAACTGAAAACTGCATGGATGGTATCGTAAGATCGGCGCGCATCAAAATTCCGTTCTTCATCCAAAGAATCAAATTCACCTGACCTTGAAGATTTTCATTGAACATCACCACACCATAGATTTCGCTACGTTCCTTGGTGACATCTTCGAAAAAAAGTTCAAACATCTCATCGAGGTTGCCAAACGGGTGTACTCCCTCACTAGTCAATGTCGAAACCACACTCGATTTTGCATAGATAGCAACGTGCTGAAATCCTTCATCTTTTTTGAAAGTCACGACACCTATCGGGGTAAAAGCGTCCTTCTTCACCATGATTTCATCTTCAAACTGCGTTGGGCCATAGGGATCTGCCATCGAAATTTTCGTCACAACGCTCTCCTCGAGGATCTTCAAAGGTATGAGTTCGAATTTCAAACCCTTTCCAGTTCGGACACCTGTGAGAAGTGATAATTCCTCATTTGTCATCGTTACAGTTGCCTTCCTATTCAAGATCGTGGAAAGCCAAGGCCTTGTGGATGATCTACTTTTTTCCATCTTCTGACCAGCCTCAAAGCTCATTCGAACGAACGGCAATGCGACGTTCAGTTCCATTTCTTTTGGAAGGTAATTGATCGAAAAAAGCTCGCCATTCTTGGGAAACTTGGCTTCAATTTCCTTCAGACCAAGCTTTGTCACCGTTTCTCG contains:
- a CDS encoding FAD-binding protein, with the protein product MKKLFTDVAIIGGGGAGLRAAIAAKEKVPSLNVMLLTKKPLGVGGTTAIACSDRMAFHATLPYTLPEKDNWRHHAMDIYRIGGEVSDYNLAELLAKESADALEYLLNLGVPFVKKLDGKIDQFLTDGSVYPRACYVGPETAVEIHKALLRRFKNLNIELRENAMLYDFLVKDGRVIAAKFVDVQTNERFCVFARSFVLATGGGGRLFKRNVFPSEMTGDGYAAALRAGAELVNMEFMQIGICHPHLLFASSGSMFRSLPRIVDENNEEFVQRYLSEEDRKRLTELQFKKGAHWPVSYESPTKVIDLAVYKHLENGHRVFFDFTKNPSYFSAESIPEEILRWSEKVDVKLFSLPTPYERLLKINPRVVEWLRERHIDLSKEWLEVQNALQHFQGGVKINERAQTSLKGLYAAGECAGGQHGANRPGGNSLLDTQVFGKIAGENAALEALNSEIVNIDVDDENFNGNVPASNVRAILMDLVSKHGFLVRIDDELAKALRELDRLDFEGVKLDEKGLAFMLETKNMLMLARVILTAELARKESRGPHLKFEFFDPPNMKFVPRNDDWNKYIVITFAEGRLHCEVREPIRPMEGTV
- a CDS encoding Gfo/Idh/MocA family oxidoreductase, which encodes MSKIKVGIVGAGFVSHIHLTAYRENREYFEVVGVCAAHIENAEKLARRYGIEKVFEDFERLASSKDIDVVDVCVPTNVHDQVILAACKNGKHIICEKPLTGYFGEDEPNVEKVGEICKEHMYKKLLEKLEKIDEAVKSSGIKFMYAENFVYAPAVNKAKRLISASNAPIMELRAEESHSGSHATYSRKWRTAGGGSLLRMGSHPIGAVIHLKHFEGKLRYGKPIHVKSVFAEVGQLTKLESVRNFGKPCMVTDWFDVEDWSCAVLTFEDGSKAIVMSNDISLGGVKNLLQINTANGMIYCNMTPNNMMVAYTPNPDTWKDEYIAEKIETKAGWTFPSPDEDWVRGYPQEMRDFALCLLEGKEPESDFELAKETVKVIYAAYLSAEKGVRVDLL
- a CDS encoding 4Fe-4S binding protein, with translation MDLSCEYVGLKLRNPIVVASSGLTENLKNMKKAEEHGAACVVVKSLFEEEVCRVSPTPRFEIIERRMGKLKSHTFYSFEQASNFDEHRYFEEVRRAINTLSIPVIPSINCISDEGWKKYAKMAEEVGAPAVELNVSCPHGSISFRGGDVEEKILNVARIVRDVVKIPIIVKLPMQLSSPISMASMLERIGVNGVVMFNRLTGLDIDVENERPIMHGGYAGHGGPWSFNCVLRWIAASSPHLNISIAASGGVGSGIDVAKFIYAGADVVEVCSLVYLSGYEAIGTLLEELKKFMEKKSYTSLDEFRGKVSGSKILNNEQVDRRHIYVAKIEPKLCTMCDLCRRVCIYDAPYKAEKTYVISDLCDGCGLCVKLCPTRAISLIPRGKTE
- a CDS encoding zinc-binding dehydrogenase, which codes for MRFAAMVLEKFNKPLELKQFEINDLPQGYVLVRTLASGVCGSDVHIAKGEDPRTPVPIILGHEGVGEVIKIFGEKKDLNGEPIEPGDWIIWNRGVVCRKCFWCTVAKQPHLCPNRKVYGINMSCKDHPHLFGCYAEAVTLLPEVEILKIPKNIDPAILVIAACSGATAMHTLDSIQESLTDKTIVVQGVGPLGIFCAVAAKTMGASRVVVIGGSPERLSLAKDFVDVALSRRELSEEERRKKVLQLTHGRGADIVIEAAGDSNALLEGLNLIRRGGIYLIAGVAVPQKPIPLSVYEHLVVKGITLHGVWVSDTEHLVQAVHIVTSHPKVFENLITHRFKLDRANEALKCVEERKALKATICFD
- a CDS encoding tripartite tricarboxylate transporter TctB family protein is translated as MKDRISALVFILLGVFFLVGALKMPRTTEYGRYGAPGIVPAFFSIMVILLCTIMLLRKEKVSLTDSKLSSETRKAENRRLLLAAAMFLAYVFLLGKVNFVVLTSIFLSVSSSIFFKKRFVPLVLSAIGVTVGIYYLFARVFLLPLP
- a CDS encoding tripartite tricarboxylate transporter permease, with the protein product MFHLCWSTLLGILVGVLPGLTATLGVAILTTLTFGFPSEIAIPMLLCVYIGAIYGGSRTAIVLNIPGTPANAATTVDGFPLARSGMAGFALNVATIMSGIGSIIGAIFIVSLAPALGAIALKFGSWEFAVLAIFGTVIAGSLTAPKDPLKGWIAGFLGLMISMIGLDEIVSFPRYTFGNLQLYGGISLLPVLVGVYGIPEILTSLKRVTKPEVVMDFSKDKRKLSYAETIKKNAFNLIRSGIIGVFIGVIPGVGEDVAAWVAYDVAKRTSKEPEKFGQGSIEGLTAAETANNACVGGAIIPVLTLAVPGSAPAAVLLAAMWIHGIRAGPLLPLQHPEMIGYVAGAFVVATILMVVFGLLVTRLFLKILLVPTEVLMPIIFVLCVVGTYVLNGRLFDVWVMLLFGLLGYFMRLNEFPAAPFVLGFILGPMADTNLRRALMLTKGNLAPFFTRPISLVLIVAMVLVITSKYFPKRRGEKRE